Proteins from one Erysipelothrix larvae genomic window:
- a CDS encoding magnesium transporter CorA family protein codes for MIEFYSNNQGRLEKTELPVAGSWVNCVNPTESEFAFLVDTMKFEADFIRAALDSEETSRIEKENDQVLVVVDYPTMTEDDTQEHTVQYSTMPMAFITQKGYVLTVCLEDNNVIDDIKNNRLKGIQTSLKTQFIFKVLLSIAKRYLIYLRQIDRLSLKTERQLHQSMRNKELIQLLGLEKSLVYFSTSLKSNEGTITKLMRGRYLKLYEEDEDLLEDVLIEIQQAIEMSNIYANILSGTMDAFASIISNNLNIVMKVLTSLTIVMAIPNIVFGFYGMNVMNLPYASLWWMPLIVTSLLCIVCAVILYQKNLFK; via the coding sequence ATGATTGAGTTTTATAGCAATAACCAGGGGAGACTTGAAAAGACAGAATTACCCGTTGCAGGAAGCTGGGTAAACTGTGTAAACCCAACTGAATCTGAGTTTGCGTTTTTGGTTGATACCATGAAATTTGAAGCAGATTTTATCCGTGCAGCACTGGATAGTGAAGAAACATCACGGATTGAAAAAGAGAATGATCAAGTACTGGTTGTTGTGGATTATCCAACGATGACTGAAGATGATACACAAGAGCATACAGTACAGTATTCCACAATGCCAATGGCATTTATCACACAAAAAGGGTATGTTCTTACAGTGTGTTTGGAAGACAACAATGTCATTGATGACATTAAAAACAATCGCTTAAAAGGAATACAAACCAGTCTTAAAACACAGTTCATATTCAAAGTACTTTTATCGATTGCGAAGCGTTACTTAATTTACCTACGTCAAATTGACCGTTTATCACTGAAAACGGAAAGACAGTTGCATCAATCAATGCGTAATAAAGAATTGATTCAATTATTAGGACTTGAGAAATCATTGGTGTATTTCTCAACATCCCTAAAGTCAAATGAAGGAACCATCACGAAATTAATGCGCGGTCGTTACCTTAAATTATATGAAGAAGATGAAGATTTACTGGAAGATGTATTAATCGAGATCCAACAAGCCATTGAGATGTCAAACATCTATGCAAACATCTTATCAGGGACCATGGATGCTTTCGCATCAATCATCTCCAATAACCTGAACATCGTGATGAAAGTCTTAACATCACTCACCATCGTTATGGCAATTCCAAACATCGTCTTTGGATTCTATGGTATGAACGTCATGAACTTGCCCTATGCATCCCTTTGGTGGATGCCACTGATTGTAACTTCACTGCTCTGTATTGTATGTGCAGTTATCTTATATCAAAAGAATTTATTTAAATAA